The Fusobacterium periodonticum 1_1_41FAA genomic sequence TGTGGAGGAGAAAAAGAAAAAACAGAAACAGCTGCTACTCCTGAAGCTCAAGGATCAAATGAATTAGTAATTTATTCACCTAATGCAGATGATGAAGTAAATAAAATTATTCCTGCTTTCGAAGAAGCTACTGGAATAAAAGTTATTTTACAATCAATGGGAAGTGGAGATGTTCTGGCTAGAATAGGAGCAGAAAAAGAAAATCCTCAAGCTGATATTAACTGGGGAGCTATAAGCATGGGTGTATTAGCTACAACTCCTGATTTATGGGAAAGCTATACTTCTGAAAATGAAAAAAATGTTCCTGATGCTTATAAAAACACTACTGGTTTCTTTACAAACTACAAACTAGATGGTAGTGCTGCTTTACTTGTAAATAAAGATGTATTTGCTAAATTAGGATTAGACCCTGAAAAATTTAATGGATATAAAGATTTATTATGGCCTGAATTAAAAGGTAAAATTGCTATGGGAGATCCTACTGCAAGTAGTAGTGCTATAGCTGAACTTACAAATATGTTACTTGTTATGGGAGAAAAACCATATGATGAAAAAGCGTGGGAATTTGTTGAAAAATTCATAGCTCAATTAGATGGAACTATTTTATCTTCATCTTCTCAAATCTATAAAGCTACAGCTGATGGAGAATACGCTGTTGGAGTTACTTATGAAAACCCAGCTGTTACATTACTTCAAGATGGTGCAACTAACTTAAAACTTGTTTATCCTGAAGAAGGTTCTGTATGGTTACCAGGAGCTGCTGCAATAGTTAAAAATGCTCCTCATATGGAAAATGCTAAAAAATTCATCGACTTCTTAATTTCTGATGAAGGACAAAAAATTGTTGCTGAAACTTCAACAAGACCAGTAAATACTTCTATTAAAAATACAAGTGAATTTATAAAACCATTTGAAGAAATC encodes the following:
- a CDS encoding ABC transporter substrate-binding protein, producing MKKFIKFLLMAIGMVMFVACGGEKEKTETAATPEAQGSNELVIYSPNADDEVNKIIPAFEEATGIKVILQSMGSGDVLARIGAEKENPQADINWGAISMGVLATTPDLWESYTSENEKNVPDAYKNTTGFFTNYKLDGSAALLVNKDVFAKLGLDPEKFNGYKDLLWPELKGKIAMGDPTASSSAIAELTNMLLVMGEKPYDEKAWEFVEKFIAQLDGTILSSSSQIYKATADGEYAVGVTYENPAVTLLQDGATNLKLVYPEEGSVWLPGAAAIVKNAPHMENAKKFIDFLISDEGQKIVAETSTRPVNTSIKNTSEFIKPFEEIKVAYEDIPYCAEHRKEWQERWTNILTK